From Streptomyces asiaticus, one genomic window encodes:
- a CDS encoding DUF3151 domain-containing protein has product MAIHENLLGGPPPTHLPDDPEPRELLASGAAPAEVAAKYPASSLAWAQLADEAFEAGRVVESYAYARTGYHRGLDALRRSGWKGHGPVPFEHEPNRGFLRALHALARAAQSIGEQEEYERCSTFLRESSPTAADTLS; this is encoded by the coding sequence ATGGCCATTCACGAGAACCTGCTCGGGGGACCGCCCCCGACCCATCTGCCCGACGACCCGGAGCCGCGCGAGCTGCTCGCCTCCGGCGCGGCCCCGGCCGAGGTCGCCGCGAAGTACCCGGCCTCCTCGCTCGCCTGGGCGCAGCTCGCCGACGAGGCGTTCGAGGCCGGCCGGGTGGTCGAGTCCTACGCGTACGCCCGCACCGGCTACCACCGCGGGCTCGACGCCCTGCGCCGCAGTGGCTGGAAGGGCCACGGTCCGGTGCCCTTCGAGCACGAGCCCAACCGGGGCTTCCTGCGCGCCCTGCACGCGCTCGCGCGCGCCGCGCAGTCCATCGGCGAGCAGGAGGAGTACGAGCGCTGCTCGACCTTCCTGCGGGAGAGCTCCCCGACCGCGGCGGACACGCTCTCCTGA
- a CDS encoding tryptophan 2,3-dioxygenase family protein, whose protein sequence is MSQQPVPDHAESDAPHLDFDGTTPYEDYVQASVLTHLQHPLSDDPGEMVFLVTTQVMELWFTVIVHEWQTAAQALREDDLPTAMAALQRSAYELESLNASWTPLAHLTPGQFNAYRSALGEGSGFQSAMYRRLEFLLGEKSASMLVPHRGAPRVHAELEKALTEPSLYDEVLRHLARRGLAVPAAVLDRDPALRHEPDPGVERVWEEIYSGPRDSELIRLGEALTEIAELVWRWRNDHLVATRRAMGSKTGTGGSAGVAWLEKRAAKNVFPELWTARSHV, encoded by the coding sequence ATGTCGCAGCAGCCTGTCCCTGACCACGCCGAGTCCGACGCCCCGCACCTGGACTTCGACGGCACCACGCCGTACGAGGACTACGTCCAGGCGTCCGTGCTCACCCACCTCCAGCACCCCCTCTCCGACGACCCCGGCGAGATGGTGTTCCTGGTCACCACCCAGGTCATGGAGTTGTGGTTCACCGTGATCGTCCATGAGTGGCAGACCGCCGCGCAGGCGCTGCGCGAGGACGATCTGCCCACCGCGATGGCCGCGCTCCAGCGCTCGGCCTACGAGCTGGAGTCGCTCAACGCCTCGTGGACACCGCTGGCTCATCTCACCCCCGGCCAGTTCAACGCGTACCGCTCCGCGCTCGGCGAGGGCTCCGGCTTCCAGTCGGCGATGTACCGGCGGCTGGAGTTCCTGCTCGGCGAGAAGTCCGCGTCCATGCTCGTCCCGCACCGGGGCGCGCCGCGGGTCCACGCCGAGCTGGAGAAGGCGCTGACCGAGCCCAGCCTCTACGACGAGGTGCTGCGCCATCTCGCGCGGCGCGGCCTCGCCGTCCCGGCCGCGGTGCTGGACCGCGATCCCGCCCTGCGCCATGAACCGGATCCCGGGGTGGAGCGGGTCTGGGAGGAGATCTACTCCGGCCCGCGCGACAGCGAGCTGATCCGGCTCGGCGAGGCGCTCACCGAGATCGCCGAGCTGGTGTGGCGCTGGCGCAACGACCACCTGGTGGCGACCCGGCGGGCGATGGGCTCCAAGACCGGCACGGGTGGCTCGGCCGGGGTCGCCTGGCTGGAGAAGCGCGCGGCCAAGAACGTCTTCCCCGAGCTGTGGACGGCGCGTAGCCATGTCTGA
- the kynU gene encoding kynureninase, translating to MSDATIPATESAGAEPGPPGTALPGTALPGAALADEAARLDAADPLRAKRDAFTLDDTIYLDGNSLGALPRAVPPRLADVVAREWGELRIRSWEESGWWTAPERIGDRVGRLVGAAPGQVVVGDSTSVNVFKAVVAAVRIAQERGAHRDQILVDEATFPTDGYIAESAARMTGCTVRPVAAGDVPTAVGARTAVALVNHVDYRTGRLHDLPGTTAAVHAAGALVVWDLCHSAGALPVGLDAHGVDLAVGCTYKYLNGGPGAPAYLYVARAHQPRFDSPLPGWNSHADPFGMASAYTPADGAVRGRVGTPDILSMLALEAALEVWDDVTIEDVRAKSLALTDLFLRCVERYVPAGRVRSITPAAHAERGSQVALRCAAAEEAGEAMAELVRRGVVGDFRRPDVLRFGFTPLYTGFAEVERAARVLADVLKED from the coding sequence ATGTCTGACGCGACGATTCCCGCAACGGAGTCGGCTGGTGCCGAGCCCGGTCCGCCCGGGACGGCTCTGCCCGGGACGGCTCTGCCCGGGGCCGCTCTGGCCGACGAGGCCGCCAGGCTCGACGCGGCCGACCCGCTGCGCGCCAAGCGCGACGCCTTCACCCTTGACGACACGATCTACCTCGACGGCAACTCACTGGGCGCGCTGCCCCGCGCCGTCCCGCCCCGGCTGGCCGATGTGGTCGCCCGCGAATGGGGTGAGCTGCGCATCCGCTCGTGGGAGGAGAGCGGCTGGTGGACCGCGCCGGAGCGGATCGGCGATCGCGTCGGCCGGCTCGTCGGCGCCGCCCCCGGCCAGGTCGTGGTGGGCGACTCGACGAGTGTGAACGTCTTCAAGGCGGTCGTCGCGGCCGTAAGGATCGCCCAGGAGCGCGGCGCCCACCGCGATCAGATCCTGGTGGACGAGGCCACCTTCCCCACCGACGGCTATATCGCCGAGTCCGCCGCCCGGATGACCGGCTGCACCGTGCGGCCGGTGGCCGCGGGCGACGTCCCGACCGCCGTCGGCGCGCGCACCGCCGTCGCGCTCGTGAACCACGTGGACTACCGCACCGGCCGCCTCCACGATCTGCCCGGAACCACGGCCGCCGTGCACGCGGCGGGCGCGCTGGTGGTGTGGGACCTGTGCCACAGCGCGGGCGCCCTGCCGGTCGGGCTGGACGCCCATGGGGTGGATCTCGCGGTGGGCTGCACATACAAGTACCTCAACGGCGGGCCCGGCGCGCCCGCGTATCTGTATGTCGCCCGGGCCCATCAGCCGCGCTTCGACTCGCCGCTGCCCGGCTGGAACTCGCATGCCGACCCCTTCGGCATGGCCTCCGCCTACACCCCGGCCGACGGCGCGGTCCGGGGCCGCGTCGGCACCCCGGACATCCTCTCGATGCTGGCCCTGGAGGCCGCGCTCGAGGTGTGGGACGACGTGACGATCGAGGACGTCAGGGCCAAGAGCCTCGCCCTGACGGACCTCTTCCTCCGCTGCGTCGAGAGGTACGTCCCGGCGGGCCGCGTCCGGTCGATCACCCCCGCCGCACACGCCGAGCGCGGCAGCCAGGTGGCGCTGCGGTGCGCGGCGGCGGAGGAGGCCGGGGAGGCGATGGCGGAGCTGGTGCGGCGCGGTGTCGTGGGCGACTTCCGCCGCCCCGATGTGCTGCGCTTCGGCTTCACCCCGCTGTACACGGGCTTCGCCGAGGTGGAGCGGGCGGCGCGGGTGCTGGCCGATGTGCTGAAGGAGGACTGA
- a CDS encoding alpha/beta hydrolase: MGGATVGAAAEETSVFGLAPVDAVRTAAYGEHPDQVVDFYLPPPGTDGAARPAPLVLLFHGGAWRAPYDRRHVSPFAAFLAGRGLAVASVEYRRGGTDPARAGRWPETFDDIAGAVDTVPGLARELGLPGVDPDRVVLTGHSAGGHAVLWAAARHRLPSGTPWHLASPSPLRGVVALAPIADLATARALDVCSGAVDELLGEGDGEGAVGGGGAGGGTVDGDELTVRLGLADPAALLPTAIPTTIVQGGTDIDVPPAVADAFVEAAARAGQDVRLIRTDGGHFPPIDPTTPAAHTVAEEIARLAGPDAAA; the protein is encoded by the coding sequence GTGGGAGGGGCGACGGTGGGGGCGGCGGCCGAGGAGACGTCGGTCTTCGGGCTCGCGCCCGTGGACGCGGTCCGGACCGCCGCGTACGGCGAACACCCGGACCAGGTGGTGGACTTCTACCTTCCGCCACCCGGGACGGACGGGGCCGCCCGCCCCGCCCCGCTGGTCCTCCTCTTCCACGGCGGCGCCTGGCGCGCCCCCTACGACCGCCGCCATGTCTCGCCCTTCGCCGCCTTCCTGGCGGGGCGGGGGCTGGCGGTGGCGTCCGTCGAGTACCGGCGCGGCGGGACGGACCCCGCGCGGGCGGGGCGGTGGCCGGAGACGTTCGACGACATCGCGGGCGCCGTGGACACCGTGCCGGGCCTCGCCCGGGAGCTCGGGCTGCCCGGGGTCGACCCGGACCGGGTGGTGCTCACCGGGCACTCCGCGGGCGGGCACGCCGTGCTGTGGGCGGCGGCCCGGCATCGGCTGCCGTCCGGCACTCCCTGGCATCTGGCCTCGCCCTCCCCGCTCCGCGGTGTCGTCGCCCTCGCCCCCATCGCCGACCTCGCCACGGCCCGTGCGCTGGACGTCTGCTCCGGCGCCGTCGACGAACTCCTCGGCGAAGGTGATGGCGAAGGCGCAGTCGGTGGCGGTGGCGCAGGCGGTGGCACCGTCGACGGCGATGAGCTGACGGTCCGGCTGGGCCTCGCCGACCCCGCCGCGCTGCTGCCCACCGCGATCCCCACCACCATCGTGCAGGGCGGCACCGACATCGATGTGCCACCGGCGGTCGCGGACGCCTTCGTGGAGGCGGCGGCCCGCGCCGGACAGGACGTACGGCTGATCAGGACCGACGGCGGCCACTTCCCGCCCATCGACCCCACCACGCCCGCCGCGCACACCGTCGCCGAGGAGATCGCCCGCCTGGCGGGGCCAGACGCGGCCGCGTAG
- a CDS encoding sensor histidine kinase, with protein MDGVTETIPRTELRTIRRVISDLRKDLFTDAFALRPVPPLDATHPLVREMPQRFRPYAPWLPHAALTAFAFYLMAVAVEIEGADLALVSGVPLLLALYRPVGAWWLSFGGSIVWGLGITDTSVGGTWPWPPTLFASYIAVMVIVAFQNRPRVAGQMLLLTAGFGFAYDLFADWRPTNSFPMVVTSCVIVGAVVARRSLRETKQQVAVQQSATHEERSRRTLLEERATIARELHDVVAHHMSVIAIQAEAAPYRVANPPEELATSFATIRENAVAALTELRRVLGVVRADDPDAYADADPEAPQPTLATLDTLFAGVRAAGLTVEHITTGAVRPLPSGVELSAYRIVQEALSNALRHAPGSTARVEVAYVLGGLGLRIVNGPPTQAVRPSPGMGHGLLGMRERVAMLNGEMTAGAVEEDGGYEVAVFIPAAAVPEAEAPGPEPSGQAPGQAPGLKKGPAPEEETMKP; from the coding sequence GTGGACGGCGTGACTGAGACGATTCCGCGGACCGAACTCCGCACCATCCGCCGGGTGATATCCGATCTGCGGAAGGACTTGTTCACCGACGCCTTCGCCCTCCGCCCCGTGCCGCCGCTCGACGCCACGCATCCGCTGGTGCGCGAGATGCCGCAGCGGTTCCGGCCGTACGCGCCGTGGCTGCCGCATGCCGCGCTCACGGCCTTCGCCTTCTACCTCATGGCCGTGGCGGTCGAGATCGAGGGCGCGGACCTGGCCCTGGTCAGCGGTGTACCCCTGCTGTTGGCGCTCTACCGGCCGGTCGGCGCCTGGTGGCTGTCGTTCGGGGGGAGCATCGTCTGGGGTCTGGGTATCACCGATACGAGCGTGGGCGGCACGTGGCCCTGGCCGCCGACCTTGTTCGCCTCGTACATCGCGGTGATGGTGATCGTCGCGTTCCAGAACCGCCCCCGCGTGGCCGGACAGATGCTGCTGCTCACGGCCGGGTTCGGGTTCGCCTACGATCTCTTCGCCGATTGGCGGCCGACGAACTCCTTCCCCATGGTGGTCACCTCCTGCGTCATCGTGGGCGCCGTCGTCGCCCGGCGCAGTCTGCGCGAGACCAAGCAGCAGGTCGCCGTACAGCAGTCGGCCACCCACGAGGAGCGCTCCCGCCGCACCCTGCTGGAGGAGCGCGCGACCATCGCCCGTGAGCTGCACGACGTCGTCGCGCACCACATGTCGGTGATCGCCATCCAGGCCGAGGCGGCGCCCTACCGGGTGGCGAACCCGCCCGAGGAGCTGGCCACCAGCTTCGCGACCATCCGCGAGAACGCGGTCGCCGCGCTCACCGAACTCCGCCGCGTCCTCGGGGTCGTACGCGCCGACGACCCCGATGCCTACGCCGACGCCGACCCCGAGGCGCCCCAGCCGACCCTCGCCACCCTCGACACGCTCTTCGCGGGGGTCCGGGCAGCAGGGCTGACCGTCGAGCACATCACCACCGGCGCCGTACGGCCGCTGCCCTCCGGGGTGGAGCTGTCCGCGTACCGGATCGTCCAGGAGGCGCTGTCCAACGCGCTGCGGCACGCGCCCGGCAGCACCGCCCGCGTCGAAGTCGCGTATGTCCTCGGCGGTCTGGGCCTGCGGATCGTCAACGGCCCGCCCACCCAGGCCGTACGGCCCTCGCCGGGCATGGGCCATGGGCTGCTCGGGATGCGGGAGCGCGTGGCCATGCTGAACGGGGAGATGACGGCGGGCGCGGTGGAGGAGGACGGCGGCTACGAGGTCGCGGTCTTCATCCCGGCCGCCGCGGTCCCCGAAGCGGAGGCGCCCGGGCCGGAGCCATCGGGCCAGGCGCCGGGCCAGGCACCGGGGCTGAAGAAGGGGCCCGCCCCGGAGGAGGAGACGATGAAGCCATGA
- a CDS encoding response regulator, producing the protein MTTDAPSLPSPIRVLIADDQVMVREGFSVLLNAQPDIEVVGEAVDGRQAIAQVAALRPDVVLMDIRMPELNGLEATREIVAADADAKVLVLTTFDLDEYVYQALRAGASGFLLKDASARQLGDAVRVVAAGEALLAPTVTKRLISTFSRIGEAAGFGGPLPSPQGRLAELTERENEVLVLVAQGCSNAEIAERLIVAESTVKTHVSRILVKLGLRDRTQAAVFAYEVRLVTPGG; encoded by the coding sequence ATGACCACCGACGCCCCCTCCCTCCCCTCTCCCATCCGCGTACTGATCGCCGACGACCAGGTGATGGTCCGCGAGGGCTTCTCCGTGCTGCTGAACGCCCAGCCCGATATCGAGGTCGTCGGTGAGGCGGTCGACGGGCGCCAGGCCATCGCCCAGGTGGCGGCCCTGCGCCCCGATGTCGTCCTGATGGACATCCGGATGCCGGAGCTCAACGGCCTCGAGGCCACCCGTGAGATCGTCGCGGCGGACGCGGACGCCAAGGTGCTCGTCCTGACCACCTTCGATCTGGACGAGTACGTCTACCAGGCGCTGCGCGCCGGGGCGAGCGGCTTTCTGCTCAAGGACGCCTCCGCACGGCAACTCGGCGATGCGGTAAGGGTCGTCGCGGCGGGCGAGGCACTGCTCGCCCCGACCGTCACCAAGCGCCTGATCAGCACGTTCTCGCGGATCGGCGAGGCCGCCGGGTTCGGCGGTCCGCTTCCCTCCCCGCAGGGGCGGCTGGCCGAGCTGACCGAGCGGGAGAACGAGGTCCTGGTGCTGGTCGCCCAGGGCTGCTCCAACGCCGAGATCGCCGAGCGGCTGATCGTCGCCGAGTCGACGGTGAAGACGCATGTCAGCCGGATCCTGGTGAAGCTGGGCCTGCGCGACCGCACCCAGGCGGCGGTGTTCGCCTACGAGGTCCGCCTGGTGACGCCCGGCGGCTGA
- a CDS encoding cytochrome P450 — translation MSSSAEAPAFDPWRPSFVADPYPAYAELRERGRVHWFEPSRQWLIPRHADVGALLRDRRLGRTYLHRFGHEEFGRTAPPPEHEPFHTLNDHGMLDLEPPDHTRLRRLVSKAFTPRTVEALVPTIQRLAEELVDSLVTAGGGDLIETVAEPLPVAVIAEMLGIPPADRPALRPWSADICGMYELSPGEETARRAVRASVEFSAYLRELIEARRRAPGDDLISGLIAAHDEGDRLTEQEMISTCVLLLNAGHEATVNTTGNGWWALFRHPEQLARLRADTDALLPTAVDELLRYDTPLQLFERWVLEDIEVGGTVIPRGSEVALLFGSANRDPARFDRPDTLDLSRTDNPHISFGAGIHYCLGAPLARLELIASFGALLRKAPGLRLVKEPERGANFVIRGLRELQVEL, via the coding sequence ATGAGCAGCAGTGCGGAAGCCCCCGCCTTCGACCCCTGGCGGCCGTCGTTCGTCGCGGACCCGTATCCGGCCTACGCCGAGCTGCGCGAGCGCGGCCGGGTGCACTGGTTCGAGCCCTCCCGCCAGTGGCTGATCCCGCGTCACGCGGATGTCGGCGCCCTGCTGCGGGACCGCAGGCTCGGCCGCACCTATCTCCACCGCTTCGGCCATGAGGAGTTCGGCCGCACCGCGCCGCCGCCCGAGCACGAGCCGTTCCACACCCTCAACGACCACGGCATGCTCGACCTGGAACCGCCGGACCACACCCGGCTGCGGCGGCTCGTCTCCAAGGCGTTCACCCCGCGGACGGTCGAGGCGCTGGTGCCGACGATCCAGCGGCTCGCGGAGGAACTCGTCGACTCCCTCGTCACCGCGGGCGGTGGCGATCTCATCGAGACGGTCGCCGAACCGCTGCCGGTCGCCGTGATCGCCGAGATGCTGGGCATTCCGCCCGCCGACCGCCCCGCCCTGCGGCCCTGGTCGGCCGACATCTGCGGGATGTACGAGCTGAGCCCGGGCGAGGAGACGGCGCGCCGGGCCGTGCGCGCGTCCGTCGAATTCTCCGCGTATCTGCGCGAGTTGATCGAGGCGCGCCGCAGGGCCCCGGGGGACGATCTGATCAGCGGGCTCATCGCCGCGCACGACGAGGGCGACCGGCTCACCGAGCAGGAGATGATCTCCACCTGTGTGCTGCTGCTCAACGCGGGCCACGAGGCCACGGTCAACACCACCGGGAACGGCTGGTGGGCGCTCTTCCGCCACCCCGAGCAGCTCGCCCGGCTCCGTGCCGACACCGACGCGCTGCTGCCCACCGCCGTGGACGAGCTGCTGCGCTACGACACCCCGCTCCAGCTCTTCGAGCGGTGGGTGCTGGAGGACATCGAGGTCGGCGGTACGGTCATCCCGCGCGGCAGCGAGGTCGCGCTGCTGTTCGGCTCGGCCAACCGCGACCCGGCCCGCTTCGACCGGCCCGACACCCTCGATCTCTCCCGCACCGACAACCCCCACATCAGCTTCGGCGCCGGGATCCACTACTGCCTGGGCGCCCCGCTGGCCCGGCTGGAGCTGATCGCCTCCTTCGGCGCCCTGCTCCGCAAGGCGCCCGGGCTGCGGCTGGTCAAGGAGCCGGAGCGGGGGGCGAACTTCGTCATCCGCGGTCTGCGGGAGCTCCAGGTCGAGCTCTGA
- a CDS encoding ABC transporter permease: MTAVADARVSPRARGSAHDLAGTGTLLRLALRRDRIMMPVWVLCLGLTASSTVGRLKSAYDTPARRASLVKDMNGNGSTRALFGAAFDDTLGALTVWRVGAFLTVFAAIMSLLIVIRHTREEEETGRQEALSAGMVGRRAGLTSALLAVAIANGAVTLLIAGSLAGQGGTGALALGLAVGLSGMAFGGLAAVAAQLTENARLARGLSSAAVGVAFVLRMAGDAAEDGSKGSGHVLVWLSPLGWAEYARPYADERWWPLLLIAVLAAASIALAYSLAGRRDVGASFYATRPGPPAAGPLLSGVYGLGWRLQRGALLGWAAGFVFAGAIFGGISDGANDFLGDSDKTRNIIQRMGGAQGLNDAFLAAMVGVLGTILTVYTTTSVLRLRGEETDQRAEPLLANAVGRLRWAGSHLVIAYLGPVVILAIGGLALGLGYGIAAGDLADQLPRCLGAALAQLPAVWVLTSVTLFLVGVVPKYSAAAWAFVGWVVALGWMGPALELSDSVMDTSPFSHLPKLPGDEVTAAPFLWLLLLSVVLAAGGLVGMRRRDIGG; encoded by the coding sequence ATGACCGCCGTAGCCGACGCCCGGGTCTCCCCCCGCGCCCGCGGATCGGCCCACGATCTGGCGGGCACGGGCACGCTGCTGCGGCTCGCCCTGCGCCGCGACCGGATCATGATGCCGGTGTGGGTGCTGTGCCTGGGGCTCACGGCGAGCAGCACCGTCGGCCGTCTGAAGAGCGCGTACGACACCCCCGCCCGCCGCGCCAGCCTCGTCAAGGACATGAACGGGAACGGCTCGACCCGGGCCCTGTTCGGCGCCGCCTTCGACGACACGCTCGGCGCGCTCACCGTCTGGCGCGTGGGTGCCTTCCTTACGGTGTTCGCCGCGATCATGAGCCTGCTCATCGTGATCCGGCACACCCGTGAGGAGGAGGAGACCGGCCGCCAGGAGGCGCTCTCCGCGGGCATGGTCGGCCGCCGCGCGGGGCTCACCTCGGCCCTGCTCGCCGTGGCCATCGCCAACGGCGCGGTGACCCTGCTCATCGCGGGCAGCCTCGCGGGCCAGGGCGGCACCGGCGCGCTGGCCCTCGGCCTCGCCGTCGGTCTTTCCGGTATGGCCTTCGGCGGTCTGGCCGCCGTCGCCGCCCAGCTCACGGAGAACGCACGGCTGGCCCGGGGCCTGAGCTCCGCCGCGGTCGGCGTCGCCTTCGTGCTGCGCATGGCGGGTGACGCCGCCGAGGACGGCAGCAAGGGCTCCGGCCATGTGCTGGTCTGGCTCTCGCCGCTGGGCTGGGCCGAGTACGCCCGGCCGTACGCGGACGAGCGCTGGTGGCCGCTGCTGCTGATCGCCGTGCTCGCCGCGGCCTCGATCGCCCTCGCGTACTCCCTCGCCGGGCGTCGCGACGTGGGCGCCAGCTTCTACGCCACCCGCCCCGGCCCGCCCGCCGCCGGCCCCCTGCTGAGCGGGGTCTACGGCCTGGGCTGGCGGCTCCAGCGCGGTGCCCTGCTCGGCTGGGCCGCGGGCTTCGTCTTCGCGGGCGCCATCTTCGGCGGCATCTCCGACGGCGCCAACGACTTCCTCGGCGACAGCGACAAGACCCGCAACATCATCCAGCGGATGGGCGGCGCCCAGGGGCTCAACGACGCGTTCCTGGCCGCCATGGTCGGCGTCCTCGGCACCATCCTCACCGTCTACACCACCACCTCCGTGCTGCGGCTGCGCGGCGAGGAGACCGACCAGCGCGCGGAGCCCCTGCTGGCCAACGCCGTCGGCCGACTGCGCTGGGCCGGGAGCCACCTGGTCATCGCGTACCTCGGCCCGGTCGTCATCCTCGCGATCGGCGGTCTGGCGCTGGGGCTGGGTTACGGCATCGCGGCGGGCGATCTGGCCGACCAGCTCCCCCGCTGCCTCGGTGCGGCCCTCGCCCAGCTCCCGGCGGTGTGGGTGCTCACCAGCGTGACGCTCTTCCTCGTGGGCGTGGTGCCGAAGTACTCGGCCGCGGCCTGGGCGTTCGTCGGCTGGGTGGTCGCCCTGGGCTGGATGGGCCCGGCGCTGGAGCTGTCCGACTCCGTCATGGACACCTCGCCCTTCAGCCATCTGCCGAAGCTGCCGGGCGACGAGGTGACGGCCGCCCCGTTCCTGTGGCTGCTGCTCCTCTCGGTCGTTCTCGCCGCCGGAGGCCTGGTGGGTATGCGCCGCCGTGACATCGGCGGCTGA
- a CDS encoding ABC transporter ATP-binding protein → MKTAISVSGLHKSFGRTHALDGLDLEVEAGEVHGFLGPNGAGKSTTIRVLLGLLRADSGAVQMLGKDPWHDAVDLHRHIAYVPGDVTLWRNLSGGEVIDLYGRLRGGLDTARRAELLERFELDPTKKGRTYSKGNRQKVALVAAFASEVELLILDEPTSGLDPLMEEVFRECVAEERDRGRTVLLSSHILSEVEALCRRVSIIRKGRRVESGTLTELRHLTRTSVTAELAGEPNGLSGLPGVHNVDIQGSQVKLQVDSDKMDAVLRQLTQVGVRSLISTPPTLEELFLRHYQDDITRTEAEAIAR, encoded by the coding sequence ATGAAAACGGCTATCTCCGTGTCCGGCCTCCACAAGTCCTTCGGCCGGACCCACGCGTTGGACGGCCTCGACCTCGAAGTCGAGGCAGGTGAGGTCCATGGCTTCCTCGGGCCCAACGGCGCCGGGAAGTCCACGACCATCCGGGTTCTCCTCGGACTGCTCCGCGCCGACTCCGGCGCCGTGCAGATGCTGGGCAAGGACCCCTGGCACGACGCGGTCGACCTCCACCGCCACATCGCGTACGTCCCCGGAGACGTCACCCTGTGGCGCAACCTGAGCGGTGGAGAGGTCATCGACCTGTACGGGCGGCTGCGCGGTGGGCTGGACACCGCACGCCGCGCCGAGCTCCTGGAGCGGTTCGAGCTCGACCCCACCAAGAAGGGCCGTACGTACTCCAAGGGAAATCGCCAGAAGGTCGCCCTGGTCGCCGCGTTCGCATCCGAGGTGGAGCTGCTGATCCTCGACGAGCCGACCTCCGGGCTCGACCCGCTCATGGAGGAGGTCTTCCGCGAGTGCGTCGCCGAGGAGCGCGACCGCGGTCGTACGGTGCTGCTCTCCAGCCACATCCTGAGCGAGGTCGAGGCGCTCTGCCGGAGAGTGAGCATCATCCGCAAGGGCCGGCGGGTGGAGTCCGGCACCCTCACCGAGCTGCGCCATCTGACCCGTACGTCGGTGACCGCCGAGCTCGCCGGCGAGCCCAACGGTCTGTCCGGCCTCCCCGGTGTGCACAACGTGGACATCCAGGGCAGCCAGGTCAAGCTCCAGGTCGACTCCGACAAGATGGACGCCGTGCTGCGGCAGCTCACCCAGGTCGGGGTGCGCAGCCTCATCTCCACCCCGCCCACCCTGGAAGAGCTCTTCCTGCGCCACTACCAGGACGACATCACGCGCACGGAAGCCGAGGCGATCGCCCGATGA
- a CDS encoding GbsR/MarR family transcriptional regulator — protein MRETNEPGGAPDDTRGEAARDEAAVSRFVERFAADLAEAGMQRMAARVFAALLVSDSGALTSAELAERLRISPAAVSGAIRYLSQVDMVVREREPGSRRDRYRLYNEVWYETLTRRDQVVARWESTMRDGAKVLGPGTPAGLRITETADFFEFVQRELPKMLERWRVQQAERRAAEAREAEAG, from the coding sequence GTGAGGGAGACGAACGAACCGGGGGGCGCGCCCGATGACACGCGCGGTGAAGCGGCGCGTGACGAGGCGGCGGTGTCCAGGTTCGTCGAGCGGTTCGCGGCCGATCTGGCCGAGGCCGGGATGCAGCGCATGGCGGCGCGGGTCTTCGCGGCGCTCCTCGTCTCCGACTCCGGGGCACTCACCTCGGCGGAGCTCGCCGAGCGGCTGCGGATCAGCCCGGCCGCGGTCTCGGGCGCGATCCGCTATCTGTCCCAGGTGGACATGGTGGTGCGGGAGCGCGAGCCGGGCTCCCGCCGCGATCGCTACCGGCTCTACAACGAGGTCTGGTACGAGACGCTGACCCGCCGCGACCAGGTGGTCGCCCGCTGGGAGAGCACCATGCGCGACGGCGCGAAGGTGCTCGGCCCCGGCACCCCGGCGGGGCTGCGGATCACCGAGACCGCCGACTTCTTCGAGTTCGTGCAGCGGGAACTGCCCAAGATGCTCGAGCGCTGGCGTGTCCAGCAGGCCGAGCGCCGTGCCGCCGAGGCCCGCGAGGCCGAAGCGGGCTGA